The Bradyrhizobium sp. CCGB01 genome segment GGCGGCCCGGACCGCAGCAGCCATTCGCAACGTCGAGTCCGGCAGCGCGGTCGAGCAATCGACGACGATGGCCCCCTTGCGCAGACGGGACAAAACGCCGGCATCACCGGTGAGGATCGCCTCGACCTGGGGAGAGCCGGTCACGCAGAGGATGACAACGTCCGATATTTCTGCCACGTCGGCAGGAGTCCTGCAGGCTGTAGCACCGAGGCCGATGAGGTCGTCGACAGGCTGATTGCCCGGATGATCGAGAAAGGCCAGTGGAAAGCCGCCACGTGCCAGGACGTTCTTCGCGATTCCGTGGCCCATCAGGCCTACGCCGATAATTCCGACTTTCGTCACAATGACCTCGTTCATCGTCTCGCATGTCCGGTCGCCGGATCTCATGCCCCAGCGTTGGAGAACCGGCATCCACTTCGCTCGAAAACGCTCTAGTGGACGGCGGCGTACATGATCTGCTGCTCAGTCGCTTCGGTTGCCTTGATCTCCTCGACGATCTTGCCCCGCTTGGCGACCAGGATGCGGTCCGACAGTGCCAATACCTCAGGCAGGTACGAGGAGATCACGACCACGGCCAGGCCTTCGTCGGCCAGGCTGTTGATGAACTGGTGGATCTCAACGATGGCTCCGACGTCGACGCCGCGGGTCGGCTCGTCGAAGATGATGAGCCTCGGCTTCTGAATGAGCGACCTCGCGATGACGACCTTCTGCTGGTTGCCGCCGGAGAGCTCAATCACCCTGGCCTTTTCGTTGATCGACCGAAGCTGAAGCCGGCCTGCCCATTGACGCGCCAGCTCCTTCGCTTGTGTCATCGAGATCACCGATAGCGGATTCGACGAGCGGGAGAGCTCGCCGAGATGCAGGTTCTCAGCCACCGTCATCGTCTCGAAGAAGCCGTCGAACTTGCGATCTTCCGTGACGTAGACGATGCCGTCGCGAACTGCCTTTCGCGGAACCCGGTAGCGGACTGATTTTCCGCAATACTTGATCTCGCCGCCATGAAAGAGGTCCCGCTTCAGCACGCCCGCGACCACCTTCATCATTTCGGTGCGGCCGGCGCCGACCAGGCCGAAGACGCCGGTTACCTGTCCGGCGAAGATCGAGAACGATGTGTTGCGGACCATCGTGCCCGAGGACAGGTTCTCCACGCTGAGCACCCGTTCGCCGTACGCTCTGGGCTGGCGCCCGCGGTCGCCATGGAGTGTCTCGGTCAGGCTGCGCCCGACCATAGCCTGAATGATCGTATCGCGCGTGAACGCCGCCTTGACGTCCGATGCGACTAGCCGCCCGTCGCGGAGGATGGTGATGCGGTCGGCCAGTTGCAGCGCCTCCTCGAGCGCGTGCGAGATGAAGATGATCGCCACTCTGTCGGCGACCAGACGCCGGATCAGGTTGAAGAAGTGCCGCTTCTCCTCAGGCGTGAGAGTCGCCGTCGGCTCGTCGAAGATGATCACCTTTGCCTTGTGATGGACCGCGCGCGCGATCTCAACCATCTGCTTCTGGGCTGCCCCCAACTGCGAGACCTGCGCCGTGGGATCGACCTGGAATCCCATGCCGGCCAAGAATTGCCTGGCCTGGATGTAGAGTCCCCTCAACCGATTGAAGGTCTTCTCCTCGCCCAGATAGATGTTCTGGGCCACCGTCATCGACGGCACGAGATTGGTCTCCTGGTAGACCATGACGATGCCGTGCTTCAGGCCTTCGGCCGGCGCCGACAGATGCACCGGCGTTCCGTTCAGAAGCATCTCTCCGGAGGTGAGTCTGTAGACGCCGGCGAGGACCTTCGTCAGGGTCGACTTGCCGGCACCGTTCTCGCCGAGGATCGCGTGCACCTCTCCGGGCGAAACGGCGAAATCGACGTCCTCGAAAGCCGGGATCCTGCCAAAGAGCTTCGTTCCGTTGCTGATCTCCAGAATGTGCTGCATGCAATTACTCCGAGAGGACGGCCGCAGGATCGCGGATTGCCAGAACCGCATTCGAACCACGGCTGGCGACGTAGAGAGCGCCGCCGCATTCGGCAGCGGCGACGGCCCCGTGCCGCGTGCCGTCCGCGCGGGAATGGAACGACCCGATGGGCGTCATGTTCGCGTCGCAATACGCCACCAGCCCGTAGGAGCGCGTGACGGAATAGGGCTTCAGGATGCCCATCTGCTTCAGCTGGCTTCCCTGCATCGGCTCCTTGAAGCTGCGCCCTGAACAGAGTGAGGGCGCCATCCAGTAGTCCTCCGGCACTTCGTTCACCATGCGCGTCCTGTACGCGTCCTCACGCAGGATGAATTCCACCAGTTGGTTGCGCACCGAGTAGAAGCAGAGCCACACGCCGCCGGCGGCCGAGCGCGTCAGGCGTGCGGGATAACCAGGCAAGCCGGTGACGAGTTCGCGAATCCCGCCACTCGGGAGCGCCACCGCAAGAATGCGGTGCCGCAGGCACTCGGACACGAACACCTGTCCGGCTGACGCCACCAATCCGGATGGCCACCCCAATCCGGCCGCTGCGATGGTGACCTTGTCCTTGGCGAGATCCACGACGACGACTGAGCCCGAATTATCTCTCGTCATCAACGCGCGCCGCCAGTCGAGTGCGCCGACATGTTTCGACCCGTTGCACACAGCAAGCGTCGACTCATCCAGCCACGCGATCGCGGTTGGACACTGCAAGACATCGCCTGGGGGCTGCACCACCATGCCGTCGAAGCGGCCGCCCCGCACGACAACGCCGTTGCGGTCCAGCCCGATCGCAAGCGCTTCACCCAGCCCAGCCATCGCCGTGATCGGAGTGTCGAACCTTGCCACCGTCTCCGGGCTCAAGGACGAGGTCGGCTCCAGACGGAGCAGCGCGGAGCCGCTCGAAGCAAGGAGCTTCGCGCCGAGCGCCACGAGGTTGTCGACCTGGTCGATCTCGCAGAGAACCGGAGCGATCTCGAGTTTCTGGTTCGGCAAGAACGGCCCGTCGAGCACGGGAACGGTGACGGCGCCCTCGCGACGCCCCAGCACTTTGTCTATCCACTTCACCTGCGGGAGCCCCAATAGCTATCCACCCCGCAGAACGAAGGATCAGCTCCCTGCAGCCGGTAGGTCCCCATCCGGTTGTTGAAGATGCCGCACAGATAAAGCACGCCCTTGTGCTCCCGCATCGAGGTAATCATGGGGTGCTTCTGCCCACCCTG includes the following:
- a CDS encoding sugar ABC transporter ATP-binding protein; the encoded protein is MQHILEISNGTKLFGRIPAFEDVDFAVSPGEVHAILGENGAGKSTLTKVLAGVYRLTSGEMLLNGTPVHLSAPAEGLKHGIVMVYQETNLVPSMTVAQNIYLGEEKTFNRLRGLYIQARQFLAGMGFQVDPTAQVSQLGAAQKQMVEIARAVHHKAKVIIFDEPTATLTPEEKRHFFNLIRRLVADRVAIIFISHALEEALQLADRITILRDGRLVASDVKAAFTRDTIIQAMVGRSLTETLHGDRGRQPRAYGERVLSVENLSSGTMVRNTSFSIFAGQVTGVFGLVGAGRTEMMKVVAGVLKRDLFHGGEIKYCGKSVRYRVPRKAVRDGIVYVTEDRKFDGFFETMTVAENLHLGELSRSSNPLSVISMTQAKELARQWAGRLQLRSINEKARVIELSGGNQQKVVIARSLIQKPRLIIFDEPTRGVDVGAIVEIHQFINSLADEGLAVVVISSYLPEVLALSDRILVAKRGKIVEEIKATEATEQQIMYAAVH